A genomic region of Denticeps clupeoides chromosome 17, fDenClu1.1, whole genome shotgun sequence contains the following coding sequences:
- the pclob gene encoding protein piccolo isoform X8, producing MQVLEWNGITLAGKTYEQVQSIVGQQSAETELCVRLDLNMLSDVEHPQQLELHPQMKAGDRQRSPGVDPKQLAAELQKVSQQQTPAAMLAALEKGGHIHSGPASASSSAVPSPGQPGSPSVNKKRHSSKSTEALKSQPHPITGEIQLQINYDKNMGNLIVHVLQARNLAPRDNNGYSDPFVKVYLLPGRGQVMVVQNASAENKRRTKCAQKTQNPEWNQTVIYKNIHLEQLKRKTLEVTVWDYDRYSSNDFLGEVLIDLSNTTQLDNVPRWHPLKEQSESIHHGRAQPPQGLGGSGEQGGSGHGDPGGPGCPGGPGGSGDPGNQQTPKNSVIKSRSHGIFPDPSKDSQMPTIEKSHSSPGSSKSSSESHLRSHGPSRSQSKSSVTQAHLEDAGNAIAAAEAAVQQSRLQPNRTGIRITDGSSVLDDGYTLDSEDGLGTNAIDSAIFHVPQMKTIPNGTDKNRGNDTLNSEGKTQVMGEIKVALKKEMKTEGEQLVLEILQCRNITYKFKSPDHLPDLYVKLYVVNVATQKRIIKKKTRVCRHDREPSFNETFRFSLNPVGHSVQLFLVSNGGKFMKKTLIGEAYIWLDKVDMRKRTVSWHKLLVSSPQTQP from the exons ATGCAGGTCCTGGAGTGGAACGGGATCACCCTGGCCGGTAAAACCTACGAGCAGGTGCAGAGCATCGTGGGTCAGCAGTCTGCAGAAACTGAGCTGTGCGTGCGACT GGACCTGAACATGCTCTCAGACGTAGAGCACCCACAACAACTGGAGCTCCACCCACAGATGAAGGCTG GGGACCGACAGCGCTCTCCCGGCGTCGACCCCAAGCAGCTGGCGGCGGAGCTGCAGAAGGTGTCCCAGCAGCAGACCCCGGCCGCCATGCTGGCCGCCCTGGAGAAAGGAGGACACATCCACTCAGGCCCCGCCTCCGCATCCTCCAGCGCCGTGCCCAGCCCAGGGCAGCCAGGGTCACCCTCCGTCAACAAGAAACGCCACAGCAGCAAG TCTACAGAAGCTCTGAAGTCTCAGCCTCACCCCATCACTGGAGAAATTCAG CTTCAAATCAATTATGACAAAAATATGGGCAACCTGATCGTACACGTCCTGCAAGCCAGAAATCTGGCACCAAGGGACAACAACGGATACTCTGACCCTTTTGTTAAAGTTTACCTCCTTCCAGGCAGAGG CCAAGTCATGGTTGTCCAGAACGCCAG TGCTGAAAATAAGAGAAGGACGAAGTGTGCGCAGAAGACTCAGAATCCAGAGTGGAATCAGACAGTCATCTACAAGAACATCCACCTGGAACAG CTGAAGAGGAAGACCTTGGAGGTGACAGTTTGGGATTATGACAGATACTCATCCAACGACTTCCTTGGCGAA GTGCTGATAGACCTGTCCAACACCACTCAGCTCGACAACGTTCCTCGCTGGCACCCTCTGAAGGAGCAGAGTGAGAGCATCCACCATGGAAGAGCCCAACCTCCACAGGGCCTTGGGGGATCAGGAGAGCAGGGTGGATCTGGACATGGGGACCCAGGTGGACCAGGGTGTCCTGGTGGCCCTGGAGGGTCTGGAGACCCAGGGAACCAGCAGACCCCCAAGAACTCAGTCATAAAGAGCCGGAGTCATGGGATCTTCCCGGACCCATCCAAAG ATTCACAGATGCCGACCATTGAAAAATCCCACAGCAGCCCTGGCAGCTCAAAGTCCTCCTCCGAAAGCCATCTGCGCTCCCACGGGCCGTCCCGTAGTCAGAGCAAAAGCAGCGTCACCCAGGCTCACCTGGAGGATGCTGGGAATGCAATCGCCGCCGCAGAGGCCGCAGTGCAACAGTCCCGCCTCCAGCCAA accgGACTGGCATCAGGATTACAGACGGCTCCTCAGTGCTTGATGATGGATACACCCTGGACTCTGAGGACGGGCTGGGCACCAACGCCATCGACAGCGCCATCTTTCACGTGCCTCAGAT GAAAACCATCCCCAATGGCACGGATAAGAATAGAGGAAATGACACTCTTAACTCAGAGG GTAAGACTCAGGTGATGGGGGAGATTAAGGTGGCCCTGAAGAAAGAGATGAAGACGGAAGGCGAGCAGCTGGTCCTGGAGATTCTGCAGTGCAGGAACATCACTTACAAATTCAAGTCTCCGGACCACCTgccag ACCTGTATGTGAAACTGTACGTGGTAAACGTGGCCACGCAGAAGAGGATCATTAAGAAGAAGACCAGGGTGTGTCGCCACGACCGCGAGCCGTCGTTCAATGAGACGTTCCGCTTCAGCCTCAACCCCGTGGGTCACTCCGTCCAG